A genomic stretch from Corynebacterium kutscheri includes:
- a CDS encoding FecCD family ABC transporter permease, protein MISSAERGHAPATTRRRGTSGRRKALGLLALMLSLTLLCICSMVLGAKATNLATINQAWPYALDILFGHTNVPQLITNGMESDLADTAGIIASLRIPRTILSILIGIALGLAGAVIQGLTRNPLADPGMLGVSSGAALFVAAGIFLFGLNTITAHLWLAFLGAGLASLLVFGISSTSVGKGDTLGLVLAGAALSASFSAITSGIVYIDPNALDTLRFWQAGSVTGRGFDIIIPALVPILIGAILALLSGPTLNVLGLGAETAQALGTNVVRANFMGLITITLLAGAATAAAGPIGFIGLMVPHIARSITGPDYRWILPYSALTGAVTLLAADIIGRLVMRPGELQAGIVIALLGAPVFIWLVRNRKMVSL, encoded by the coding sequence ATGATTTCTTCCGCAGAACGCGGCCATGCACCTGCCACCACCCGTCGACGTGGCACCTCAGGGCGTCGAAAAGCCCTCGGCCTTTTGGCACTTATGCTCAGTCTGACACTGTTATGTATCTGTTCAATGGTACTCGGTGCAAAAGCAACCAACCTAGCCACCATTAACCAAGCCTGGCCTTATGCTCTAGATATTCTTTTCGGACACACCAATGTCCCGCAGTTAATCACAAACGGAATGGAGAGCGACCTTGCTGATACCGCAGGGATTATCGCTAGTTTGCGCATTCCTCGAACAATTTTATCTATCCTTATCGGAATAGCCCTCGGACTAGCAGGTGCAGTTATCCAAGGACTTACCCGCAACCCACTTGCAGATCCAGGCATGTTAGGTGTTTCCAGTGGAGCAGCTCTTTTTGTTGCTGCTGGTATCTTTCTTTTTGGCCTTAATACAATAACTGCACACCTATGGTTAGCATTTTTAGGCGCTGGTCTCGCCTCACTATTAGTTTTTGGAATATCTTCCACTTCGGTTGGAAAAGGTGACACCCTTGGGCTAGTACTAGCTGGCGCAGCACTTTCAGCATCATTTTCTGCGATCACCTCCGGTATTGTTTATATCGACCCTAATGCACTTGATACGCTGCGTTTTTGGCAAGCTGGTTCGGTCACTGGTCGAGGTTTTGACATTATTATTCCTGCCTTAGTGCCTATTCTTATCGGCGCAATATTGGCGTTGCTTTCTGGCCCTACTTTAAATGTTTTAGGCCTTGGCGCAGAAACCGCCCAAGCTTTAGGAACTAATGTAGTACGAGCAAACTTTATGGGACTTATTACCATTACGCTTCTTGCTGGTGCAGCCACGGCCGCTGCCGGCCCGATTGGTTTTATTGGCCTGATGGTGCCGCATATTGCTCGTTCGATTACCGGTCCAGATTATCGGTGGATTCTTCCTTATTCTGCCTTAACCGGCGCAGTAACACTTCTTGCCGCAGATATTATCGGCCGTCTAGTTATGCGTCCTGGTGAGCTACAAGCCGGTATTGTTATTGCTCTTCTTGGTGCACCAGTATTTATTTGGCTTGTGCGCAATCGAAAGATGGTATCTCTATGA
- a CDS encoding fumarylacetoacetate hydrolase family protein has product MRFGRIATPDGLSFCVVEGKQGQEVCRAIAGTPFEEPVFTGKEYKLSEVRVLAPMLPSKIVAVGRNYADHVAEVFQKSAEHLPPTLFLKPPTAVVGPEAAIKIPPFATNVEFEGELAVVIGRPCKNVKAADWKSVVLGFTIINDVSSRDLQFSDGQWARAKGIDTFAPLGPWIQTDIDSIDTSNLPIKAHLTHDGVTETKQDSNSNQMIKTVGECIEMITQSMTLLPGDVICTGSPAGTAEMVPGDYIEIEIPGIGKLGNPVEAG; this is encoded by the coding sequence ATGCGTTTTGGACGAATTGCAACCCCGGATGGTTTAAGTTTTTGTGTTGTTGAGGGAAAACAAGGCCAAGAAGTATGTCGAGCCATTGCTGGTACCCCCTTTGAAGAACCAGTTTTTACTGGAAAAGAATATAAGCTCAGCGAGGTTCGTGTGCTAGCTCCTATGTTACCGTCGAAAATTGTTGCCGTTGGTCGCAATTACGCTGACCATGTAGCCGAGGTATTTCAAAAGAGTGCAGAACATTTGCCACCAACATTATTTCTTAAGCCGCCAACAGCAGTTGTTGGCCCAGAAGCTGCGATTAAAATCCCACCTTTTGCTACTAATGTTGAATTTGAAGGTGAATTAGCAGTTGTTATTGGCCGACCATGTAAAAATGTTAAGGCTGCAGACTGGAAATCTGTAGTACTAGGATTCACCATCATTAATGATGTCTCTTCTCGCGATCTACAGTTTTCTGATGGTCAGTGGGCGAGAGCAAAAGGTATTGATACATTTGCGCCACTTGGCCCGTGGATTCAAACTGATATTGATTCTATTGATACGAGTAACCTGCCGATTAAGGCTCATTTAACCCACGATGGAGTAACTGAGACCAAGCAGGATTCTAATTCTAATCAGATGATTAAAACTGTTGGTGAATGCATTGAGATGATTACTCAATCCATGACCTTGCTGCCAGGTGATGTTATTTGTACCGGTTCGCCGGCAGGTACCGCAGAAATGGTTCCGGGGGATTATATTGAGATCGAGATTCCTGGTATCGGTAAACTAGGTAATCCAGTTGAAGCCGGATAA
- a CDS encoding isochorismate synthase, whose protein sequence is MSSSPPASAPDFLLSRGHGSVRTQGAQQHLDNIDDAVDLLRAKKVDMVVGALAFRRDHKAALTVPVSIIREDGPLEPHAYYRHGSGAILRAQLAKLIPDIEEHHIRVQAAIDTISRSELKKVVLARAIDIDFSPPVDPRLVAARLIDLSFTKDGFIADLSPAGEDFLGHTLVGSSPEVLIKKQGSTISAYPLAGSAARSMIPREDKLRGEELRRSSKDLVEHQFVVEHLRRLLIPLCSTLTIPDYPELTCTNEMWHLATPVVGTLKDPHYTALELARLIHPTPAICGTPTDAAEELIALAEGDRRFYAGAVGWCDNTGDGEYMVAIRCAEINAEGTHARAWAGGGIVAESDAHAEVAETSAKLRTIAKALGLKI, encoded by the coding sequence ATGTCTAGCTCACCTCCTGCTTCCGCACCCGATTTCCTGCTTTCTAGAGGGCACGGTTCTGTGCGAACCCAAGGAGCACAACAACACCTCGATAATATCGACGATGCAGTTGATTTATTGCGGGCAAAAAAAGTTGACATGGTTGTCGGTGCCTTAGCTTTTCGACGAGACCACAAGGCAGCATTAACTGTTCCGGTTTCAATTATTCGTGAAGATGGTCCATTAGAACCTCACGCTTATTACCGCCACGGATCAGGTGCTATTTTACGGGCGCAGCTGGCAAAACTTATTCCAGATATAGAAGAGCACCACATTCGGGTACAAGCTGCCATTGATACTATTTCCCGCAGCGAGCTTAAAAAAGTGGTACTTGCTCGTGCTATCGACATTGACTTTTCACCACCGGTTGATCCACGACTTGTTGCTGCGCGATTAATTGATCTTTCTTTTACCAAAGATGGCTTTATTGCCGATTTAAGTCCTGCTGGGGAAGATTTTCTTGGACACACTCTTGTCGGATCTTCTCCGGAGGTGCTGATTAAAAAACAAGGCTCAACGATTAGTGCTTATCCTTTAGCAGGTTCTGCTGCCCGCTCAATGATTCCACGTGAAGATAAATTGCGTGGCGAAGAGCTACGCCGCAGCAGCAAGGACCTTGTAGAGCATCAGTTTGTCGTAGAGCATCTTCGCCGATTGTTAATCCCACTATGTAGTACCTTAACTATCCCTGACTATCCTGAGCTCACCTGTACTAATGAAATGTGGCATCTAGCCACTCCCGTGGTCGGTACCCTTAAAGACCCTCATTACACGGCTCTAGAATTAGCAAGACTTATTCACCCTACCCCAGCTATTTGTGGTACTCCGACCGATGCTGCAGAGGAACTTATTGCACTCGCTGAAGGCGATCGACGCTTCTATGCTGGAGCCGTAGGCTGGTGCGATAACACCGGCGATGGCGAATATATGGTAGCTATTCGTTGTGCAGAGATCAATGCTGAAGGAACCCATGCTCGCGCCTGGGCAGGCGGTGGAATTGTTGCTGAATCTGATGCTCACGCTGAGGTGGCAGAAACATCTGCGAAATTACGTACGATCGCCAAAGCACTCGGATTAAAGATCTAA
- the gltX gene encoding glutamate--tRNA ligase, with amino-acid sequence MVAMTEVRVRFCPSPTGTPHVGMVRTALFNWAHARHTGGKLVFRIEDTDAARDSEESYQAIIDSLTWLGMDWDEGVVVGGPHEPYRQSQRMDIYAEVLEKLKAAGFVYPAYSTAEEVEQRHKAAGRDPKLGYDNFDRELSQEQIAAFEAEGRQPVWRLRMPDKDWKWTDLVRGEIEFKNATQPDYVVARSNGAPLYTLVNPVDDALMGITHVLRGEDLLPSTPRQLALYEALIAIGVAKQTPEFGHLPFVMGEGNKKLSKRDPQSNLFNHRDNGIIPEGMLNYLALLGWSLSSEKDIFSMDELIENFQVENVLGNPARFDQKKLEAINADHIRLLDLDDFTTRLREYLSEYYDFPEDYPAEKFALAAELVQTRIKTLSEAWGLLSFLVTEDEDLLFDEKSAKKNLKETAIEPLEVGIAALEAVDDFSTANIEAALSKALIEDLGLKPRVAYGALRVGISGQAVSPPLFESMELLGKESTLKRLRSAREKTPFSTTE; translated from the coding sequence ATGGTGGCTATGACTGAAGTACGCGTTCGTTTTTGTCCCTCACCAACCGGCACCCCGCACGTGGGTATGGTGCGCACTGCTTTATTTAACTGGGCGCACGCTCGACACACTGGTGGCAAACTGGTTTTCCGTATTGAAGACACTGATGCTGCCCGTGACTCTGAGGAGTCTTACCAAGCCATTATTGATTCTTTGACGTGGTTAGGCATGGACTGGGACGAAGGCGTTGTTGTTGGTGGCCCACATGAACCATACCGTCAGTCACAGCGGATGGATATATATGCAGAGGTTTTAGAAAAACTTAAAGCAGCCGGTTTCGTTTATCCTGCATATTCTACTGCTGAAGAAGTTGAGCAGCGACATAAGGCTGCTGGACGTGATCCGAAACTAGGCTACGATAATTTTGATCGTGAGCTTAGCCAAGAACAGATCGCCGCTTTTGAAGCCGAAGGTCGTCAACCAGTCTGGCGGTTGCGTATGCCAGATAAAGATTGGAAGTGGACTGATTTAGTTCGCGGTGAAATCGAGTTCAAAAATGCCACCCAGCCAGATTATGTCGTGGCACGTTCTAATGGTGCGCCACTTTATACCCTAGTTAATCCAGTTGATGACGCGCTTATGGGCATTACCCATGTTCTGCGTGGCGAAGATCTTTTGCCTTCCACTCCACGCCAGCTAGCGCTATATGAAGCATTGATCGCTATTGGGGTGGCAAAACAAACGCCTGAGTTTGGTCACCTGCCATTTGTGATGGGTGAAGGTAATAAGAAGCTCAGTAAGCGTGACCCACAGTCGAACCTGTTTAATCACCGTGATAATGGCATTATCCCTGAGGGGATGCTGAACTACTTAGCACTATTGGGTTGGTCGCTTTCTAGTGAGAAAGATATTTTCTCCATGGACGAACTGATTGAAAACTTCCAGGTTGAAAACGTTTTGGGCAACCCTGCACGTTTTGATCAAAAGAAGCTAGAAGCGATCAACGCTGATCATATTCGCCTGCTTGACCTTGACGATTTCACTACCCGTCTGCGCGAATACTTAAGCGAATACTACGATTTCCCAGAAGATTATCCAGCGGAGAAATTTGCCCTCGCCGCTGAGTTAGTACAAACACGGATTAAGACCCTTTCAGAGGCCTGGGGACTACTTAGCTTCCTAGTTACCGAAGACGAAGACCTGCTTTTCGACGAAAAGTCCGCGAAGAAGAATCTTAAAGAGACCGCAATTGAGCCTTTAGAAGTAGGTATTGCTGCTCTTGAAGCAGTAGATGATTTTAGTACGGCCAACATTGAAGCTGCACTTTCTAAAGCGCTCATTGAAGATCTCGGATTAAAACCACGCGTTGCCTATGGCGCTTTACGAGTCGGAATTTCTGGCCAAGCAGTTTCCCCACCACTGTTTGAATCCATGGAGCTTTTAGGTAAAGAATCCACGCTAAAGCGCCTCCGTTCTGCACGGGAGAAAACACCTTTTAGCACTACTGAGTAA
- a CDS encoding SAP domain-containing protein, whose translation MSVKEFDAGYFYAAELKRFAREIGISVGNRRKFEVEDLIRSFLETGVVPTSQPTLPRNKGEERDRLVLDEQVRNYVDDKETKEFLLDAVRSSSPGIKKKSGQWYWLNDWRRKQQERHAVFTYQDVVDHLSQLMHQEGRLPQVPSARMNNFITDLRADPVNREMTRDEVQQEWRWLKKQPGPKTYAEYKRRKRQQD comes from the coding sequence ATGAGCGTAAAGGAATTCGATGCTGGTTACTTTTACGCTGCAGAGCTGAAACGGTTTGCCCGGGAGATTGGCATTTCTGTAGGAAACCGTAGAAAGTTCGAGGTTGAAGATCTGATTAGATCGTTTCTTGAAACAGGTGTTGTTCCAACTAGTCAGCCGACCTTGCCAAGAAACAAAGGCGAAGAAAGAGACAGACTAGTTCTGGATGAACAGGTCCGAAACTATGTGGATGACAAGGAAACCAAGGAGTTTCTTCTCGATGCGGTGCGCAGTTCCTCACCAGGCATCAAAAAGAAGTCTGGTCAGTGGTACTGGCTCAACGACTGGAGGAGAAAACAGCAGGAACGTCACGCGGTCTTTACATACCAAGACGTGGTCGATCACTTGAGCCAACTCATGCATCAGGAAGGAAGGCTGCCGCAGGTTCCTTCTGCACGGATGAATAACTTCATTACGGATCTGAGAGCTGACCCGGTAAATAGGGAAATGACACGAGATGAGGTTCAGCAAGAGTGGCGATGGCTAAAGAAACAACCTGGCCCCAAGACGTACGCGGAATACAAGCGAAGGAAAAGGCAGCAGGACTAA
- a CDS encoding alpha/beta hydrolase family esterase produces the protein MNIFFPLRCFIHALNAAVLSIVLILSVIPVVSAQEVADSILEESEENYVQDNSVSVLLEGAGDVAEAEIIEAPVEDAVTVLDVPELPVVAGQTMSIETLTADAMSRRYLLSVPVNYDSGIAVPVLFAFGGWNNSPEVFRDYSRLNEIAGEEAIIVYPEGVGHAWAGAPYALTSQEQDINFVRQIIDEVAHHYTVDRERIYATGMSNGGGMAALLGCHVPELFAGIAMVSGAYYTPVNQNCSSISIPSLFIHGTDDDVVHYEGGQRHEAYYFPVAEMLASYAERNACTNTPPRTTFVGVGVERQEFENCAAETQHIKALGQAHIWNTEPNAAWEVWSFLAR, from the coding sequence GTGAACATATTTTTTCCGCTTCGTTGTTTTATTCATGCATTAAATGCTGCTGTGTTAAGTATTGTTCTTATCTTGAGCGTTATTCCAGTAGTTTCGGCGCAAGAAGTAGCTGATTCTATTTTGGAGGAATCAGAAGAAAATTATGTTCAAGATAACTCGGTATCCGTATTGCTTGAAGGTGCGGGTGATGTAGCTGAGGCTGAAATTATCGAGGCGCCAGTAGAGGATGCTGTTACTGTATTAGATGTGCCAGAATTGCCTGTGGTTGCTGGACAAACTATGAGTATAGAAACACTTACTGCTGACGCCATGTCGCGTAGGTATTTGCTTTCGGTACCCGTTAACTATGATTCAGGGATCGCTGTTCCGGTGTTGTTTGCATTTGGTGGTTGGAATAATAGTCCAGAGGTTTTCCGAGATTATTCCCGACTTAATGAAATAGCTGGCGAAGAGGCAATTATTGTTTATCCCGAAGGTGTTGGGCATGCTTGGGCAGGTGCACCTTATGCGCTTACTAGCCAGGAGCAGGATATCAATTTTGTTCGACAAATTATCGACGAAGTTGCGCACCATTATACCGTCGATCGTGAGCGCATCTATGCTACGGGCATGTCTAATGGTGGTGGTATGGCGGCGCTGCTTGGCTGCCATGTACCGGAACTTTTTGCCGGTATTGCAATGGTTTCAGGTGCATATTACACGCCGGTGAATCAGAATTGTTCGTCGATAAGCATTCCTAGTTTATTTATTCATGGAACTGACGACGATGTGGTGCACTATGAGGGTGGTCAGCGACATGAGGCTTATTATTTCCCTGTTGCTGAAATGTTGGCTAGTTATGCCGAACGTAATGCTTGTACTAATACGCCACCGCGAACAACTTTTGTGGGGGTTGGGGTAGAGCGTCAAGAATTTGAGAATTGTGCAGCGGAAACTCAACATATTAAAGCCCTTGGTCAAGCTCACATTTGGAATACTGAACCCAATGCGGCTTGGGAAGTTTGGTCGTTTTTAGCGCGGTAA